A genomic region of Podarcis raffonei isolate rPodRaf1 chromosome 13, rPodRaf1.pri, whole genome shotgun sequence contains the following coding sequences:
- the MYADM gene encoding myeloid-associated differentiation marker, which produces MPVTRSKSVGNTSALTSQLGIVRLLEVLFTCVTFSLVVHIDKWHSRNGDWCMFSWCASFAITIVILVVEFAGLQHRMPVSWKNFPITFAMYATLMCLSASIIYPVTYIQNQNPSRRERPYLISATVFSCLSFLAYSTEVGITKAKPGEVTGYMATVPGLLKVVETFIACIIFVFISDPVSYNGPEGIEWCMAVYCICFILSLLVIILCIGECTGWLPCPFNKFLSGYTLLAVLMYATATIIWPIYKFDSKHSGSSSRPRYCSSATMCAWDKLVAIAVLTAINLLVYVADLVYSARLIFIQG; this is translated from the coding sequence ATGCCGGTAACCCGCTCAAAGTCCGTGGGCAACACCTCCGCCTTGACGTCTCAGCTGGGCATTGTCCGTCTGCTGGAGGTCCTCTTCACGTGTGTCACCTTCAGCCTGGTGGTCCACATCGACAAGTGGCATAGTCGCAATGGCGACTGGTGCATGTTCTCGTGGTGCGCTTCCTTCGCCATCACTATTGTCATCTTGGTGGTGGAGTTTGCCGGCCTCCAGCACCGCATGCCAGTTTCCTGGAAGAACTTCCCCATCACATTCGCCATGTATGCCACCCTGATGTGCCTCTCGGCTTCCATCATCTACCCGGTCACCTACATTCAGAACCAAAATCCCTCCCGCAGAGAACGTCCGTACCTCATTTCTGCCACTGTGTTCTCATGCCTCTCCTTCTTGGCATACTCCACAGAGGTTGGCATAACCAAAGCCAAACCAGGAGAAGTCACTGGCTACATGGCCACTGTCCCTGGGCTGCTCAAGGTGGTGGAGACCTTTATTGCCTGCATCATCTTCGTCTTCATCAGTGATCCGGTTTCCTACAATGGACCAGAAGGTATCGAGTGGTGCATGGCTGTCTACTGCATCTGTTTCATCCTCTCGCTGTTGGTCATCATCCTCTGCATTGGCGAATGCACTGGCTGGCTGCCGTGTCCGTTCAACAAGTTCCTCAGTGGCTATACGCTCTTGGCTGTGCTCATGTACGCGACAGCCACCATCATCTGGCCCATCTATAAGTTTGACAGCAAGCATAGTGGCAGTTCGTCTCGACCCCGTTATTGCAGTTCAGCCACAATGTGTGCCTGGGACAAGCTTGTTGCTATAGCTGTCCTGACAGCCATCAATCTCCTGGTGTATGTGGCTGACCTGGTGTATTCCGCACGGCTGATATTCATCCAAGGGTAG